A window of Mucilaginibacter sp. PAMC 26640 contains these coding sequences:
- a CDS encoding short-chain dehydrogenase, with protein sequence MIFEKKVAVVTGAGQGIGFEICRMLAERGASVVLNDIDPILATQAAQTINQSYPESCFAVAGDSADLDFINKLIAVAVETYGKLDIAIANAGITLFGDFFTYSKNSFAKVMEVNLAGTFFLAQAAAIQMRKQQTGGSLLFTSSAVGHRALKDLAAYAMSKAALEMLAKNLVIELSQYKINVNTVAPGATLTERTLQEADYEKVWSAITPMGRAGTVADVANAILFLVSDEARHITGQNILVDGGWTSVSTLPSGIK encoded by the coding sequence ATGATTTTTGAAAAAAAGGTAGCGGTTGTTACCGGTGCCGGTCAGGGGATTGGTTTTGAGATCTGCCGGATGCTGGCCGAGCGAGGCGCAAGTGTGGTACTGAATGATATCGACCCCATTCTTGCGACACAGGCAGCACAAACTATTAACCAAAGCTACCCCGAAAGCTGTTTCGCCGTTGCAGGTGATTCGGCGGACCTGGATTTTATTAATAAGTTAATTGCGGTTGCTGTAGAAACTTACGGAAAACTTGATATCGCAATTGCTAACGCAGGCATCACTTTGTTTGGTGATTTTTTTACCTACTCTAAAAACTCTTTTGCTAAAGTAATGGAGGTTAACCTGGCAGGCACCTTCTTTTTGGCCCAGGCAGCCGCAATTCAAATGCGTAAGCAGCAAACAGGGGGGTCGCTGTTATTTACATCATCAGCAGTAGGGCATCGGGCGCTTAAAGATCTGGCTGCGTATGCTATGTCTAAAGCTGCTTTAGAAATGCTGGCAAAAAACCTGGTGATTGAATTATCTCAGTACAAGATCAACGTGAATACAGTTGCACCGGGCGCCACGTTAACCGAACGCACTTTGCAGGAGGCTGATTATGAAAAAGTATGGTCGGCAATAACGCCTATGGGCAGGGCCGGAACGGTGGCAGATGTGGCGAATGCCATTTTATTCCTCGTGTCTGACGAAGCAAGGCATATCACCGGGCAAAATATTCTCGTTGATGGCGGGTGGACATCCGTAAGTACACTACCCAGTGGCATTAAGTAA